A stretch of Triticum aestivum cultivar Chinese Spring chromosome 1D, IWGSC CS RefSeq v2.1, whole genome shotgun sequence DNA encodes these proteins:
- the LOC123164191 gene encoding uncharacterized protein, with protein sequence MAGGCKAAIGCVDARVPVRASYVSLYKWPESDAEFVRSVAMARRHRQQPESPAAAAGCYGGGSASMRRGAGVDVGGESPRVVDSYSCRQMYLRSYTFSTRKETVPERTMACLGRVRERAAVFPSFLPHRGGGGGSDAGSSFGSSSGGGDQYSGRDQDGRRGTSGGSNGRRKRRRKKKGCAVVRRLQEASCGAVRAIFRRLLACTTTVDVEVAEPPPGR encoded by the coding sequence ATGGCGGGCGGGTGCAAGGCGGCGATCGGGTGCGTGGACGCGCGCGTGCCGGTGCGGGCCAGCTACGTCAGCCTCTACAAGTGGCCCGAGTCCGACGCCGAGTTCGTCCGGTCCGTGGCCATGGCGCGGCGCCACCGCCAGCAGCCGGAgagccccgctgccgccgccgggtGCTACGGCGGCGGCAGCGCCAGCATGCGCCGCGGGGCTGGCGTCGACGTTGGTGGCGAGAGCCCGCGGGTGGTGGACAGCTACTCGTGCCGCCAGATGTACCTCCGCAGCTACACCTTCTCGACGAGGAAGGAGACCGTGCCCGAGCGCACCATGGCGTGCCTCGGCCGCGTCCGGGAGCGCGCCGCCGTCTTCCCCAGCTTCCTCCCgcaccggggcggcggcggcgggtccgaCGCCGGAAGCTCGTTCGGCAGCTCGAGTGGCGGTGGAGATCAGTACTCCGGGAGGGATCAAGACGGGCGCCGCGGGACTTCCGGCGGCAGCAACGGGAGGAGGAAGcgtcggaggaagaagaaggggtgcGCCGTGGTGAGGAGGCTGCAGGAGGCCTCGTGCGGCGCGGTGCGCGCCATCTTCCGCCGCCTGCTCGCCTGCACCACCACCGTCGACGTCGAGGTCGCCGAGCCGCCGCCCGGCCGGTGA